From a single Miscanthus floridulus cultivar M001 chromosome 8, ASM1932011v1, whole genome shotgun sequence genomic region:
- the LOC136476267 gene encoding YTH domain-containing protein ECT3-like, which yields MAAAPHQGPADSVIPLQSEPVLENNPSKSPNAKDQILSGTENVSAGNARGASSLKSPKGPPEKASSVGKAGEQPFLYQQNVYAPQPQPLYPGGYMNPSGQWEEYPHYVNMEGLHSVSPGIYNDNQSLMLSPGYASNPQMMYGAYSPVSTVGDGQQYFPVHYPFSSPYYQPPASPSMGYSSSATGISQGGDPMLQQEYFLPDGLLYSPTPGYHHTFSSFDRAPTQPNNAPGLFGQGNLPLASGMHHGSMYGPGSYKGRQQGSKFGGTTPSWSSAGRRFGTFDLSGNQQRGSMPFGSHNGSLEFMNEQNRGPRATKPKIQDTENSSGDEKNEKTVPLIDSELYNRSDFVTEYKDAKFFVIKSYTEDHVHRSIKYSVWASTASGNRKLDSAYRAAKEKEEHCPIFLFFSVNGSGQFCGVAEMIGPVDFDRSVDYWQQDKWSGQFPVKWHIIKDVPNNLLRHIILENNDNKPVTNSRDTQEVKLEQGLQMLTIFKSHEAETTILEDFDFYEQREKALQENRRQQQPASTDPQKLLDTKAQGPVADISDAFSKAVQLKDTENSGTTPKAEGASAENGSAATAKVEGSANLNTCPVEESS from the exons atggccgccgcgccgCACCAGGGCCCCGCAG ATAGCGTGATTCCGCTGCAGTCGGAACCTGTACTTGAGAATAACCCCTCCAAGAGTCCAAACGCCAAGGACCAG ATTCTTTCTGGTACAGAGAATGTGTCTGCAGGCAATGCACGTGGCGCTAGCTCCTTGAAATCGCCAAAAGGCCCGCCAGAGAAGGCTAGCTCTGTCGGAAAAGCTGGAGAACAGCCTTTTCTCTACCAGCAAAATGTGTATGCGCCGCAGCCACAACCACTCTATCCTGGAG GATACATGAACCCTTCAGGACAATGGGAGGAATATCCCCATTATGTGAATATGGAGGGGCTCCATTCCGTATCTCCC GGAATCTACAATGACAACCAGTCCCTCATGCTATCTCCTGGATATGCAAGCAACCCCCAAATGATGTATGGAGcatattctcctgtttccaccGTTGGAGATGGCCAACAATACTTCCCTGTACACTATCCCTTCTCAAGTCCTTACTATCAACCACCAGCTTCTCCTAGCATGGGATATTCAAGCTCTGCGACTGGAATATCCCAAGGAGGAGACCCTATGCTGCAGCAAGAGTACTTCCTTCCTGATGGCCTTCTATATTCACCCACACCAGGGTATCATCATACATTCAGCTCATTCGACAGAG CACCGACACAACCAAATAATGCTCCTGGGTTGTTTGGTCAAGGGAATCTACCACTGGCTTCTGGCATG CATCATGGATCGATGTATGGTCCTGGATCCTACAAGGGACGCCAGCAAGGTAGCAAATttggtggcactactccaagttgGAGTTCTGCTGGCCGCAGATTTGGTACTTTTGACTTGAGTGGCAATCAACAAAGGGGGAGCATGCCATTTGGTAGTCACAATGGCTCTCTGGAGTTTATGAATGAACAAAACCGTGGGCCACGCGCTACAAAACCCAAGATACAAGACACAGAGAACTCCTCAGGAGATGAGAAAAACGAGAAAACTGTTCCTCTGATTGATAGTGAACTGTACAACCGCTCTGATTTTGTCACTGAGTACAAGGATGCCAAATTCTTTGTAATAAAGTCCTACACCGAGGACCATGTACATAGGAGCATTAAGTATAGTGTTTGGGCCAGCACAGCCAGCGGGAACAGGAAGCTGGATTCTGCTTACCGCGCGGCCAAAGAGAAAGAAGAGCATTGCCCTATTTTCTTGTTTTTCTCG GTTAATGGAAGTGGCCAATTCTGTGGCGTGGCTGAGATGATTGGACCTGTCGATTTCGACAGAAGTGTTGATTACTGGCAGCAGGATAAGTGGAGTGGCCAGTTCCCTGTGAAGTGGCACATAATTAAGGATGTGCCGAACAACCTTCTGCGGCACATCATTCTTGAGAACAATGACAATAAACCTGTCACAAATAGCAGGGACACCCAGGAG GTGAAGCTGGAACAGGGCCTCCAGATGCTTACAATCTTCAAGAGCCATGAGGCTGAGACAACAATCCTGGAAGATTTCGACTTCTATGAGCAGCGGGAGAAAGCCTTGCAGGAGAACAGACGTCAACAGCAGCCTGCCAGCACCGATCCTCAGAAGCTGCTGGATACCAAGGCTCAAGGTCCCGTGGCCGATATATCAGATGCATTTTCTAAGGCCGTCCAGTTGAAGGATACTGAGAACAGTGGGACAACCCCGAAAGCTGAGGGTGCCTCAGCTGAAAATGGATCCGCTGCCACTGCCAAGGTTGAAGGAAGTGCAAACCTGAACACGTGCCCTGTGGAGGAAAGCAGTTGA